The segment AGAAAACTTCTGATTCTGAGACGGACATCAGTGATGGAAACTGGGAGGAGAGCCTTCAAAGTCAGTCAGGCTTAGACCCGGCGACTAATAAGGAAGTCCCAGTTCGTCATACCTGCTCCGAATGCGGGAAAACCTTCAGCCGTAGACAATATTTGTCAGAACACAACCGTATCCACACAGGCGTGAAACCTTTCATCTGCTCCGTCTGTAGTAGAGCTTTTACCTGGAAAAACGGATTGGTGCGACACATGAGAGCTCACAGCGGGGAAAAACCTTTCAGCTGCCCCGTCTGTAGCAAAACGTTCTCTTCCAAAAAATACCTAATGGAGCACTCTAAGGTCCACTCCGGCGAAAGACCTTACAGCTGCTCCGTCTGTAACGCAGCTTTCAAAAGAACGCACACCTTGAAAGAACACACAAGAACCCACACCGGAGAGAGACCTCACACTTGCTCCATCTGCGGCCTGAGCTTCAGGTACAGGTCCTATCTGGTTGTTCACGTGAGGGGCCACGCGGAGGAAAAGCCGTTCAGCTGTCCTACCTGTAAAGCAACGTTTAAAAGGAAGTTCAACTTAGATGAACACATCAGAACCCACACCGGGGAGAAGCCTTTCAGCTGCTCGCTGTGTAGTAAGAGCTACGCGCGCCACATTAGCCTGTCGCGTCACATGAGGTGTCACACAGGAGAAAGACCTTACAGCTGCTCCACCTGTCAGGCGACGTTCAGATGGAGACATGCATTCGTGAACCACACAAAGATCCATCCGGTCAAATAACCTTCACTAAGCTTCACTCTGTCTCTGCTGTTGGAGTTCAGAGTCATACGACTTTTGAAAACAGGTTTTCAAAGGAAATAAACcctatccaccttattttcaacAGAAATACGGAGACAGCgagtttacctttttttgtgcGAGACTTCCGGTCGGTCACTTCCTGTCACCAgcaactagggctgaacaattaatcgcattttc is part of the Fundulus heteroclitus isolate FHET01 chromosome 13, MU-UCD_Fhet_4.1, whole genome shotgun sequence genome and harbors:
- the LOC118556515 gene encoding gastrula zinc finger protein XlCGF8.2DB-like, whose product is MEEPTDREQMGSQVNDVLQLVVVKEELPAEDENWSPRADQEDQKPPKVKEEPEDSEITTFVFDPVAVKGEEEEEKPQLPELHHSQTEENGVSVEPELEPDPDESLDSTPEEKTSDSETDISDGNWEESLQSQSGLDPATNKEVPVRHTCSECGKTFSRRQYLSEHNRIHTGVKPFICSVCSRAFTWKNGLVRHMRAHSGEKPFSCPVCSKTFSSKKYLMEHSKVHSGERPYSCSVCNAAFKRTHTLKEHTRTHTGERPHTCSICGLSFRYRSYLVVHVRGHAEEKPFSCPTCKATFKRKFNLDEHIRTHTGEKPFSCSLCSKSYARHISLSRHMRCHTGERPYSCSTCQATFRWRHAFVNHTKIHPVK